The genomic stretch GTTGTATGATGCTCCTGCACGCAATGCACAGGAATATGGATAAGAACAAATATTGCCTGCTTTGTTTTCGTGCCAAATAGAAAGTTTGTAAGCTGACTTGTGAGTTTCTTTACGTTTTTGCGCAATATATTCAGATGCGTAATGCTTCTTGTCAACTTTTTTTTCAAGAATTTCTGAAAGCGGCTTGAATGGTCTAACTGGTGAAGGAAAACTGAACATGATTGGCTCTCTGTGCCCAACGATAATAACACGTTCACGTTTTTGAGGAAGTCCGTAGTCAAGTGCATTTAGTACTGCAAATTTTATGGTGTATCCTAAATCTTTTTCTAAAGTCTTGATAATAGTTTTAAGCGTTTTACCACCGTTATGTCCAACAAGTTGTTTGACATTTTCAAGCACAAAAGCCTTTGGCTTTTTGTGTTTTATTATTCTTGCAATGTCAAAAAACAAGGTTCCCCTGATGTCATTAAACCCTTGCATTTGTCCGATGATGCTGAATGGTTGGCAAGGAAAGCCTGCAAATAAAATGTCGTGGT from Bacteroidota bacterium encodes the following:
- the dcm gene encoding DNA (cytosine-5-)-methyltransferase, whose product is MTMERIKFIDLFCGIGGFRTAMDQACIENDLIPECVFSSDIDKYCQDSYEANFGHRPTGDITKVDEKDIPDHDILFAGFPCQPFSIIGQMQGFNDIRGTLFFDIARIIKHKKPKAFVLENVKQLVGHNGGKTLKTIIKTLEKDLGYTIKFAVLNALDYGLPQKRERVIIVGHREPIMFSFPSPVRPFKPLSEILEKKVDKKHYASEYIAQKRKETHKSAYKLSIWHENKAGNICSYPYSCALRAGASYNYLLVNGERRLTPRELFRLQGFPDSYKIVVADGQARRRAGNAVPVNLVKAVILKLLPFVANSIDITSVLREYEVRYGEQ